From a single Nostoc sp. MS1 genomic region:
- a CDS encoding glycosyltransferase, giving the protein MKVLIVDFDLFNKIGGGQTFYRSLIEKNPQIDFYYFIISEALECYRPSNAHTIFYKEKYNVADYVNFLDLTPPKWIYRAFVMASNIAASVTGQSFDVVDIPDYEQLGTMLRPAFKHHNVDFERIALSMHGNISTSIQMDWFYGGKVDQTLIWQEKIQYSVVDTRYGISKTYLDEWSQKVDLKSYYLNPLSVISLPKPKISKNLDELPDINFVGRTERRKGPDSFVELAWWIPRSKFKTANIIGPQSFDYKGEFGSGLFLYQMINNRLQDDIRLRSSMSYEELCEQVFASKSLTILPSKYDTFNLTALESLFSGCPTVIGTGAGIVRFLLETYPNLPLITIDINNIYSCIQQIIRLLENYDEYRYQLVEYLAQAKPEGSGLSIESIYESQVSYEQVLRSETENWYLQLMKYQEKVKRRNIVKSKYIKNDIIKVIKKRVQPEIKQVFKRLKSLQSNPKFFLKEQLRSALSKDNYENLKIVDQGLKALSLIDSYQYIFNLGETSQIELSSKVSSCWNISSEYRIDRARMWREIARLEMLRGNDIVAATYQIRCMRSLGYDYFGDLSNVVSVLQANGFSREAITAEAMYGNFADKHERCQELINEALVNNKHNQKWEYEFIDDRRTSSSCRVSVIVSLYNAAAKLPLFLQTLKLQTLIQAGVAEVILVDSGSPADEYRVFKQVMESLDIPIIYARSAQRETIQSAWNRGIDLARSPYLTFLGVDEAVLPECLEILAAELDADPTLDWVQANSLVTNVDQSGSWVSDIMTYDRKGYKQGLVYLETCYLSWVGALYRRSIHDRFGFYDASFRAAGDTEFKSRVLPFIKTKAIPQTLGVFRNYPDERTTQHPRAEIEDLRAWYLHRTLAGVEYAFANHDPKEAEELFYSCLRYRKSYCQHWSTDVEYAYNVGCYIQQHIPDSPALKYLPGTKKLLDTYRLLDWLPHISKFLPANTVIRANRVITEIERQHQAMSNQAIEPMYKIFNDNRHEQHSFTWYTSLEN; this is encoded by the coding sequence ATGAAAGTTTTAATCGTTGATTTTGATTTATTTAATAAAATTGGTGGTGGACAAACATTCTACCGTAGCCTAATTGAAAAAAATCCACAGATTGATTTTTACTATTTTATAATTTCTGAAGCTCTAGAATGCTATCGTCCAAGTAATGCTCATACCATTTTTTATAAAGAAAAATATAATGTAGCTGATTATGTAAATTTCCTTGATTTAACACCACCAAAATGGATTTATAGAGCCTTTGTTATGGCTAGTAATATTGCAGCTTCAGTAACAGGGCAGAGTTTTGATGTTGTAGATATACCAGATTATGAACAGCTAGGTACTATGCTAAGACCAGCATTTAAACATCATAATGTGGATTTTGAACGTATTGCTTTATCTATGCACGGAAATATATCTACTTCTATTCAGATGGATTGGTTTTATGGTGGAAAAGTTGACCAAACTTTAATTTGGCAAGAAAAAATCCAATATAGCGTGGTAGATACTCGCTACGGTATCAGTAAGACGTATTTAGATGAATGGAGTCAAAAGGTAGATTTAAAGTCTTATTATTTGAATCCTTTGTCAGTTATATCTCTGCCTAAACCAAAGATATCTAAAAACTTAGATGAATTGCCAGATATAAATTTTGTCGGTCGGACTGAAAGGCGTAAAGGCCCAGATAGTTTTGTTGAATTAGCTTGGTGGATACCTCGTTCTAAATTCAAAACAGCTAATATTATTGGGCCACAGAGTTTTGATTATAAGGGTGAATTTGGTTCAGGACTGTTTCTGTACCAAATGATCAATAACAGGCTACAGGATGACATTAGACTAAGGTCATCTATGAGTTATGAAGAGCTTTGTGAACAAGTATTTGCTAGTAAGTCGTTAACAATACTACCATCTAAATATGACACATTTAATTTGACAGCTCTAGAATCATTATTTTCAGGTTGTCCAACAGTTATAGGAACTGGAGCAGGCATTGTAAGATTTCTCCTAGAGACATATCCTAATTTACCTTTAATAACTATAGATATAAATAATATTTATTCATGTATACAGCAGATAATTAGATTATTAGAAAATTATGATGAATATCGTTATCAATTAGTTGAATATTTAGCTCAAGCTAAACCAGAAGGATCTGGATTATCAATAGAATCAATATACGAAAGTCAAGTCTCATACGAGCAAGTTTTACGTAGTGAAACGGAGAATTGGTATCTTCAATTAATGAAATACCAAGAGAAAGTTAAACGTAGAAATATTGTTAAGTCTAAATATATTAAAAATGATATTATAAAAGTTATTAAAAAACGAGTTCAACCAGAAATAAAACAAGTATTCAAGCGGTTAAAATCTTTACAGTCTAATCCTAAATTCTTTTTAAAAGAACAGTTACGATCTGCTTTAAGTAAGGACAATTACGAGAACCTAAAAATTGTAGACCAAGGTTTAAAAGCTTTATCATTAATTGATAGTTATCAGTATATTTTCAATTTAGGTGAAACCAGCCAGATAGAATTAAGTAGCAAGGTGAGTAGTTGTTGGAATATATCATCTGAGTATCGGATTGATCGTGCCAGGATGTGGAGAGAAATCGCACGATTAGAGATGCTAAGAGGAAATGATATTGTTGCGGCAACTTATCAAATTAGATGTATGCGATCGCTAGGCTATGATTATTTTGGCGATCTTTCAAATGTTGTCTCCGTACTTCAAGCTAATGGTTTTAGTCGAGAAGCAATAACGGCGGAAGCCATGTATGGTAACTTTGCCGATAAACATGAACGATGTCAAGAACTAATCAATGAAGCTTTAGTAAACAACAAACATAACCAGAAGTGGGAGTACGAGTTTATAGATGATCGGCGTACTTCATCTAGTTGTCGAGTCTCCGTTATAGTTTCCCTTTATAATGCTGCTGCCAAATTACCTTTGTTTCTTCAAACACTCAAACTTCAAACTTTGATTCAAGCTGGTGTAGCTGAGGTGATTCTAGTTGATAGCGGTTCCCCTGCTGATGAGTATCGGGTATTTAAGCAAGTAATGGAATCCCTGGATATTCCTATTATCTATGCTCGGTCTGCTCAACGTGAAACCATACAAAGTGCTTGGAATCGTGGTATTGACTTGGCACGCTCACCATATTTAACTTTTTTAGGTGTTGATGAAGCCGTACTGCCTGAATGTTTAGAGATTTTAGCAGCAGAATTAGATGCAGATCCGACTTTAGACTGGGTACAGGCTAACAGTTTAGTAACAAACGTAGATCAGAGTGGTTCATGGGTTAGCGACATTATGACTTATGATCGAAAAGGTTATAAACAAGGTCTTGTCTACCTAGAAACCTGTTATTTATCGTGGGTAGGTGCGCTTTATCGTCGTTCTATTCACGACCGATTTGGTTTTTATGATGCTAGCTTCAGAGCTGCTGGAGACACAGAATTTAAAAGTCGCGTCTTACCATTCATTAAAACTAAAGCTATTCCCCAAACTTTAGGCGTTTTTCGTAACTACCCAGATGAGCGAACAACCCAGCATCCTAGAGCAGAGATAGAAGATTTACGCGCTTGGTATTTGCATCGTACTTTAGCAGGAGTTGAGTATGCTTTTGCCAATCACGACCCCAAAGAAGCTGAGGAATTATTTTACAGTTGCCTGCGATATCGCAAGTCATACTGCCAGCACTGGAGTACAGATGTAGAGTATGCCTACAATGTAGGTTGTTATATACAGCAACATATACCAGATTCACCAGCATTAAAATATCTACCAGGAACTAAAAAGTTACTAGATACTTATAGATTATTAGATTGGCTACCCCACATTTCTAAGTTTCTACCTGCCAATACCGTTATCCGCGCAAATCGTGTGATTACAGAAATCGAGAGACAA
- a CDS encoding class I SAM-dependent methyltransferase has protein sequence MTPIYSIVKKLMPRSIRTFVRDLDTAYHKLENKVDIQQQQIQELEILNIDLQTTYERLILAYQELQQTQINNLDSQLVYYFNNLTKGLIRKNLTQFDSDINYKYLQNILPNSGPILLESTFSSAKEIVETFLNSDKRVQNIEGFEGFAPDDAIFDPDTQFHELWSNVGLAGIIASFGYANYSKPSILELGCGPAHLHFFLNRYGINNYVGIDGHPDFIKFNPYLINDKEKFLLLNLQQEIKLCAPNELKFDIIMSFEVLEHIKEEMIDNFIKTIKNHMHSKSVVFCTASLQVFDVHILVRPRDWWLDKFAKFGLFPIKNELYICEQIGKNHPFNWSPDNTNIFALEMIS, from the coding sequence ATGACACCAATCTACTCCATTGTAAAAAAGTTAATGCCGCGTTCAATAAGAACTTTTGTTCGAGATTTAGATACTGCTTATCACAAACTAGAAAACAAGGTTGATATTCAGCAGCAACAAATTCAGGAATTAGAAATTTTGAATATTGATTTGCAAACTACTTATGAACGACTAATATTAGCTTACCAAGAATTACAACAAACTCAAATTAATAATTTAGATTCACAACTTGTATACTACTTTAATAATTTGACTAAAGGATTAATTAGAAAAAATTTAACTCAATTTGATAGTGATATAAATTATAAATATTTACAAAATATTTTACCTAATAGTGGTCCTATATTACTTGAATCAACGTTTTCTTCCGCTAAGGAAATAGTTGAAACTTTTCTAAACTCTGATAAACGTGTTCAAAATATAGAAGGTTTTGAAGGGTTTGCTCCCGATGATGCTATTTTTGACCCAGATACTCAATTTCATGAGCTTTGGAGTAATGTTGGTTTAGCTGGTATTATTGCATCGTTTGGGTATGCAAATTATTCCAAGCCTTCTATATTGGAGTTAGGTTGTGGGCCAGCTCATTTACATTTTTTTCTAAACCGATACGGCATCAATAATTATGTAGGGATAGATGGACATCCAGATTTTATTAAGTTTAATCCGTATTTAATCAATGATAAGGAAAAATTTTTATTATTAAACCTTCAGCAGGAAATTAAACTCTGTGCGCCAAATGAATTAAAATTCGATATCATAATGTCTTTTGAAGTGCTTGAGCATATAAAAGAAGAAATGATTGACAACTTTATTAAGACTATCAAAAATCATATGCACTCAAAATCAGTAGTATTTTGTACAGCATCATTGCAAGTGTTTGACGTGCATATACTAGTACGACCTCGTGATTGGTGGCTTGATAAATTTGCTAAATTTGGCTTATTTCCAATTAAGAATGAATTATACATCTGTGAACAAATAGGTAAAAACCACCCTTTTAATTGGAGTCCAGATAATACAAATATTTTTGCTCTTGAAATGATCAGCTAA
- a CDS encoding sugar phosphate nucleotidyltransferase — protein sequence MPFDPNEVIAVILAGGYGTRIKHLLNGVPKPMAVVAGKPFVEWVVRYLKKQGITTAIISTGYLAEVIEEYFLKNPIDGMQIIFCRETEPLGTAGGFLNAVHQSGESPKTWLVVNGDSLVFANLALLSDHLSDIKTSGVILGLSVSDASRYGSLVCDQFGKLDSFAEKRPGAGIISAGVYLLRNSLIQEFPQSLPLSFENEVFPLFLTKSFHLQVEITDTAFLDIGTPESLLQADSFIKHNFHKITNNL from the coding sequence ATGCCATTTGACCCAAATGAAGTCATAGCTGTAATCCTAGCTGGTGGCTACGGCACACGGATTAAACACCTACTAAACGGTGTACCTAAACCTATGGCAGTAGTTGCAGGCAAGCCATTTGTTGAGTGGGTTGTACGTTATTTAAAAAAGCAGGGAATTACTACAGCTATCATTTCTACAGGTTATCTTGCAGAAGTGATAGAGGAGTATTTTCTCAAAAATCCTATTGACGGGATGCAAATTATTTTTTGCCGAGAAACCGAGCCATTAGGAACAGCCGGAGGTTTTTTAAATGCTGTGCATCAGAGTGGCGAGTCGCCTAAAACTTGGTTAGTTGTCAATGGTGATTCTCTAGTTTTTGCCAACTTGGCATTACTTAGTGATCATCTTTCTGATATCAAAACTAGTGGTGTCATACTTGGTTTATCTGTGAGTGATGCTTCTCGATATGGTTCCCTAGTGTGTGATCAGTTTGGTAAATTAGATAGTTTTGCAGAAAAGCGTCCAGGTGCTGGAATAATAAGTGCAGGTGTTTATCTATTAAGAAACTCTTTAATACAAGAATTTCCACAAAGTCTGCCTTTAAGTTTTGAAAATGAAGTATTTCCTTTATTCTTAACCAAAAGTTTTCACTTGCAAGTAGAAATTACTGATACTGCCTTTTTAGATATAGGTACTCCTGAATCTCTACTACAAGCTGATTCATTTATTAAACATAATTTTCATAAAATTACCAATAACTTATGA
- a CDS encoding NAD-dependent epimerase/dehydratase family protein yields the protein MKILITGGAGYIGSVLTPTLLAQGYEVTVLDNFMFHQNSLADCCQYEGFQVVRGDCRDEDTLKLVLKDADVIIPLAALVGAPLCKNDKIGTQTINFDAVDMLCRLASKEQRILMPVTNSGYGIGEPGKFCTEDTPLRPISLYGVTKVEAEKVVLDRENSITFRLATVFGMSPRMRVDLLVNDFVYRAVHDRAVLVFEGHFKRNYIHIRDVANVFLHGIANFEQMKGKPYNVGLEEANLSKLELCAEIKKHLPNFVYLEAPIGEDPDKRDYIVSNARILNTGFEPDWSLSRGIKELIKGYTILRNSLYSNV from the coding sequence ATGAAAATACTAATTACTGGAGGAGCTGGTTATATTGGTTCAGTTTTGACACCAACTTTACTAGCTCAAGGTTATGAGGTGACAGTATTAGATAACTTCATGTTTCACCAAAATAGTTTAGCTGATTGCTGTCAATATGAAGGATTCCAGGTTGTCAGAGGTGATTGCAGAGATGAAGATACCCTTAAATTGGTTCTCAAAGATGCTGATGTTATTATCCCTCTGGCTGCATTAGTAGGTGCGCCTCTGTGCAAAAATGATAAAATTGGCACTCAAACTATCAACTTTGATGCAGTAGATATGCTGTGTCGTCTGGCAAGCAAAGAACAGAGAATTTTGATGCCAGTGACAAATAGTGGTTATGGTATTGGTGAACCCGGAAAGTTTTGCACAGAAGACACACCTCTACGGCCTATTTCCCTATATGGAGTAACGAAAGTAGAAGCAGAAAAAGTAGTACTGGATAGAGAAAATAGTATCACTTTTAGATTAGCGACTGTATTTGGCATGTCGCCTCGGATGAGAGTAGATTTATTAGTAAATGACTTTGTTTACAGGGCTGTACATGACCGAGCAGTGCTTGTTTTTGAGGGACATTTTAAGAGAAATTATATTCATATCCGCGATGTAGCTAATGTGTTTTTACATGGCATTGCTAACTTTGAACAAATGAAGGGCAAACCATACAATGTAGGTTTAGAAGAAGCTAATTTATCTAAATTAGAGTTATGTGCCGAAATTAAGAAACACTTACCTAACTTTGTTTATCTAGAAGCTCCTATCGGTGAAGATCCAGATAAGCGCGATTACATAGTTTCTAATGCCAGGATTTTGAATACAGGCTTCGAGCCAGATTGGTCTTTAAGCAGAGGTATAAAAGAGTTAATCAAAGGATATACAATACTCCGTAACAGTCTTTATTCTAATGTTTAG
- a CDS encoding ABC transporter ATP-binding protein, with product MEVIRLDQISLWRRTQEEFSYDLKKTLLSILEGKYRQPAKKLVLNQINLVINSGEKIGIIGANGSGKSTLLKIICGILKPTNGTVRVKGQIAPLIELGAGFDTEISVMDNIFLYGVLLGFSKAEMRKRATSILEFAELQDYAFVPVKGLSSGMVARLGFAIATDVQPDILILDEVLSVGDESFKNKCKQRIDNFWDGNATVIAVSHDLGFIRNSCERAIWLNQGQIKFMGNAVETVDHYLQAVKDTNL from the coding sequence ATGGAAGTCATTCGTCTAGATCAAATTTCATTATGGCGGCGGACGCAAGAAGAGTTTTCTTACGACCTCAAGAAGACATTGCTATCTATTTTAGAAGGCAAATATCGCCAGCCTGCAAAAAAATTAGTGTTAAACCAAATTAACTTAGTTATTAATTCAGGTGAAAAAATAGGAATTATTGGAGCAAATGGTTCAGGCAAATCAACTCTACTAAAAATAATTTGTGGTATTCTCAAGCCTACAAACGGTACAGTGAGAGTAAAAGGACAAATCGCCCCTCTAATTGAGTTGGGGGCAGGCTTTGATACAGAAATTTCTGTTATGGATAATATTTTTTTATACGGTGTGCTGCTAGGCTTTTCCAAAGCAGAGATGCGAAAAAGAGCTACTTCAATATTAGAATTTGCAGAATTACAAGATTACGCTTTCGTACCAGTGAAAGGTTTATCATCTGGTATGGTGGCAAGGTTAGGTTTTGCTATTGCTACTGATGTGCAGCCGGATATTTTGATACTGGATGAAGTTCTATCGGTTGGAGATGAAAGTTTTAAAAACAAGTGTAAACAGAGAATTGACAATTTTTGGGATGGTAATGCAACAGTTATAGCTGTATCCCATGATTTGGGATTTATTAGAAATTCCTGCGAACGAGCTATCTGGTTAAATCAAGGACAAATTAAGTTTATGGGAAATGCAGTAGAGACTGTAGATCATTATTTACAAGCCGTGAAAGACACTAACTTATAA
- a CDS encoding ABC transporter permease produces MTLLIKKNADWLQVHRYWELSHVLVTRNLKVRYRGSLLGVYWSLLNPLIMTALYGAIFGTAFASYYGNSILNYILAAFTGLVVINFFSASTSQALSSVVGNGALLNKIRLPVSVFPVSMVAANVFQFAVGAFPLLAVIALINSKSIINVLALLFPFISLVLVSTGVGFLVSALYVFFRDLPYFYELVVFVLWISSPVFYPAAIVPARVKPFLLLNPLSPIIESLRQITISGNTPDLSLIWGALLSGVIILSLGWVCFHMWRHQFMDLL; encoded by the coding sequence ATGACCCTTTTAATTAAAAAAAATGCCGACTGGCTGCAAGTACATCGCTACTGGGAACTGTCGCACGTTTTAGTAACGCGGAATCTTAAAGTCCGCTATCGCGGTTCCTTATTAGGTGTGTATTGGTCGCTATTGAACCCCTTAATTATGACAGCGCTGTATGGTGCAATTTTTGGTACAGCATTTGCTTCCTATTACGGTAATTCTATCCTGAACTATATATTGGCAGCATTTACCGGGCTAGTAGTTATCAACTTTTTCTCTGCTTCTACATCTCAAGCTTTAAGCAGTGTAGTAGGAAATGGAGCTTTATTAAATAAAATTCGCTTGCCTGTTAGTGTTTTTCCTGTTTCGATGGTTGCGGCTAACGTATTCCAGTTTGCTGTGGGTGCGTTCCCCTTACTAGCAGTAATTGCCCTGATTAATTCTAAGAGTATAATCAATGTTCTGGCTCTACTATTTCCATTTATCTCTTTAGTTTTAGTTTCTACAGGAGTAGGTTTCTTAGTCAGTGCGCTTTATGTTTTTTTTAGAGATTTGCCTTATTTTTATGAGTTAGTTGTATTTGTGCTTTGGATCAGTAGTCCGGTGTTTTATCCTGCTGCGATCGTCCCAGCACGAGTAAAACCATTCTTATTATTAAATCCACTATCACCGATTATTGAAAGCTTACGCCAAATTACAATCTCAGGAAATACACCAGATTTGAGCTTAATCTGGGGAGCTTTGCTCAGTGGGGTAATTATTTTGTCATTAGGATGGGTTTGTTTTCATATGTGGCGACATCAATTTATGGATTTGCTGTAA
- the tatA gene encoding twin-arginine translocase TatA/TatE family subunit encodes MFGLGWPEVAIIVVVAVVIFGPKKIPELGSALGKTLRGFKEELKNPSEDTTSEEEEK; translated from the coding sequence TTGTTTGGACTAGGATGGCCGGAAGTAGCGATAATTGTCGTCGTGGCGGTAGTAATTTTCGGGCCGAAAAAAATTCCCGAACTGGGAAGCGCACTAGGTAAAACCCTCAGAGGTTTTAAGGAGGAATTGAAGAATCCTAGTGAGGATACCACCTCGGAGGAAGAAGAAAAATAA
- the cphA gene encoding cyanophycin synthetase, producing MRILKIQTLRGPNYWSIRRHKLIVMRLDLETLAEVPSNEIPGFYEGLVEALPSLEGHYCSPGCHGGFLMRVREGTMMGHIVEHVALELQELAGMHVGFGRTRETATPGVYQVVIEYLNEEAGRYAGRAAVRLCQSIVDRGRYPKAELEQDIQDLKDLWRDASLGPSTEAIVKEAEKRGIPWMQLGARFLIQLGYGVNHKRMQATMSDKTGILGVELACDKEATKRILAASGVPVPKGTVINFLDDLEEAIEYVGGYPIVIKPLDGNHGRGITIDIRTWEEAEAAYEAARQVSRSIIVERYYVGRDHRVLVVDGKVVAVAERVPAHVVGNGRSTIAELIEETNLDPNRGDGHDKVLTKIELDRTSYQLLERQGYTLNSVPPKGTICYLKATANLSTGGTAVDRTDEIHPENLWIAQRVVKIIGLDIAGLDIVTTDISRPLRETDGVIVEVNAAPGFRMHVAPSQGIPRNVAGAVMDMLFPNEQSGRIPILSVTGTNGKTTTTRLLAHIYKQTGKVVGYTTTDGTYIGEYLVEAGDNTGPQSAHLILQDPTVEVAVLETARGGILRSGLGFEAANVGVVLNVAADHLGIGDIDTIDQLANLKSVVAEAVYPDGYVVLNADDRRVAAMAEKTKANIAYFTMNPDSELVRKHIQKGGVAAVYENGYLSIVKGDWTHRIERAENIPLTMGGRAPFMIANALAASLAAFVQNVTIEQIRAGLRTFRASVSQTPGRMNLFNLGNYHALVDYAHNPASYEAVGAFVRNWTNGQRIGVIGGPGDRRDEDFVTLGKLAAEIFDYIIIKEDDDTRGRARGSASALITKGITQVKPDARFESILDETQAINKGLDMAPANGLVVILPESVSRAIKLIKLRGLVKEEIQQQNSSTTVIDNQNGVASSSVINTLL from the coding sequence ATGAGAATCCTCAAGATCCAGACCTTACGCGGCCCAAACTACTGGAGCATTCGACGCCACAAACTAATCGTCATGCGCCTCGATTTAGAAACCCTTGCCGAGGTGCCATCAAATGAAATCCCCGGATTTTATGAAGGATTGGTAGAGGCGCTGCCGAGTCTGGAGGGTCATTATTGCTCACCTGGCTGTCATGGTGGTTTTTTGATGAGAGTGCGAGAAGGCACCATGATGGGTCATATCGTGGAACATGTAGCCTTAGAACTCCAAGAATTAGCGGGGATGCACGTCGGCTTTGGTCGTACCCGCGAAACTGCCACACCCGGAGTTTATCAGGTAGTCATCGAATATTTAAACGAGGAAGCGGGGCGCTATGCTGGACGAGCAGCTGTCAGGTTGTGCCAAAGCATCGTAGATCGCGGTCGCTACCCCAAGGCAGAACTAGAGCAAGATATACAAGACCTGAAAGATTTATGGCGTGATGCTTCCCTTGGCCCTTCAACCGAAGCAATAGTTAAAGAAGCAGAAAAACGCGGTATCCCTTGGATGCAGCTAGGCGCACGCTTTTTGATTCAACTAGGCTATGGCGTGAATCACAAGCGGATGCAGGCCACCATGTCCGATAAGACGGGCATTTTAGGTGTAGAACTAGCTTGTGACAAAGAAGCAACCAAGCGCATTCTAGCGGCATCTGGTGTGCCAGTACCGAAAGGTACGGTGATTAATTTCTTAGATGACTTAGAAGAAGCCATAGAATACGTCGGTGGTTATCCCATCGTGATTAAGCCGCTAGATGGCAATCACGGACGGGGTATTACTATCGATATTAGAACTTGGGAAGAAGCCGAAGCTGCTTACGAAGCTGCCAGACAGGTTTCCCGGTCAATTATTGTTGAGCGATATTACGTTGGGCGCGACCACAGGGTACTAGTGGTAGATGGTAAAGTAGTGGCCGTTGCCGAACGTGTACCCGCTCATGTCGTTGGTAATGGTAGATCCACCATCGCCGAACTCATCGAGGAAACCAACCTTGACCCCAATCGTGGCGACGGGCATGATAAAGTCCTCACCAAAATAGAACTAGACCGTACTAGCTACCAACTACTCGAAAGACAAGGTTACACCCTCAACAGCGTGCCACCCAAAGGCACGATTTGTTATTTAAAGGCAACCGCGAATTTGAGTACAGGTGGTACAGCTGTAGACAGGACAGACGAAATTCACCCGGAAAACCTTTGGATAGCCCAAAGGGTAGTCAAAATCATCGGTTTAGATATCGCCGGACTGGATATCGTGACTACCGATATTAGTCGCCCCCTACGCGAGACAGATGGCGTAATTGTGGAAGTAAACGCCGCCCCTGGCTTTAGAATGCACGTAGCCCCCAGTCAAGGCATTCCCCGCAACGTCGCCGGCGCAGTCATGGATATGCTGTTCCCCAATGAACAGTCGGGCCGTATCCCCATTCTCAGCGTTACCGGGACGAATGGTAAAACCACAACTACCCGCCTGTTAGCTCATATTTACAAGCAAACGGGTAAAGTTGTCGGTTATACAACTACAGATGGGACATACATCGGTGAATACTTGGTAGAAGCAGGGGATAACACCGGGCCGCAAAGCGCCCACCTGATTTTACAAGACCCAACAGTAGAGGTGGCAGTCTTAGAAACAGCCCGTGGCGGTATCCTGCGCTCAGGCTTAGGCTTTGAAGCCGCAAATGTAGGTGTAGTGTTAAATGTAGCGGCTGACCACTTAGGTATCGGGGACATTGACACTATCGACCAGTTAGCCAACCTCAAGAGTGTCGTAGCAGAAGCAGTATATCCTGATGGCTACGTAGTTTTGAATGCTGACGATCGCCGTGTTGCGGCAATGGCAGAAAAAACCAAAGCCAATATCGCCTACTTCACCATGAACCCCGATTCGGAATTGGTGCGCAAGCACATCCAAAAGGGCGGAGTGGCGGCTGTATATGAAAATGGCTACCTGTCCATCGTCAAAGGCGACTGGACACACCGCATCGAAAGGGCAGAGAATATTCCCTTAACAATGGGTGGACGCGCCCCATTCATGATTGCTAACGCCCTAGCGGCAAGTTTGGCAGCCTTCGTGCAGAATGTCACCATTGAGCAAATTCGCGCAGGTTTAAGAACCTTCCGCGCTTCCGTCAGCCAAACCCCAGGACGGATGAACTTATTCAATTTGGGTAACTACCATGCCTTAGTAGATTACGCCCATAATCCAGCTAGTTATGAAGCCGTGGGTGCATTTGTGCGGAACTGGACGAATGGACAACGTATAGGCGTAATTGGTGGGCCAGGCGATCGCCGTGACGAAGATTTTGTCACTTTGGGCAAACTCGCAGCCGAAATATTTGATTATATTATCATCAAAGAAGACGACGACACCAGAGGTAGAGCCAGGGGATCAGCTTCCGCGTTGATTACCAAAGGCATCACCCAAGTCAAACCAGATGCGCGGTTTGAGTCAATTCTTGATGAAACCCAAGCAATTAATAAAGGCTTGGATATGGCTCCCGCTAACGGATTGGTGGTGATTTTACCAGAAAGTGTTAGCCGTGCTATTAAGTTAATTAAACTGCGCGGTTTAGTCAAAGAGGAGATACAGCAACAAAATTCCTCAACAACAGTTATAGATAACCAAAATGGTGTAGCATCTTCTTCTGTAATTAATACTCTGCTGTAG